The following proteins come from a genomic window of Actinomycetota bacterium:
- the rpsS gene encoding 30S ribosomal protein S19: MPRSLAKGPFVDDHLLKKVDDLNRRGDKRVIKTWSRRSTLIPDMVGHTIAVHDGRKHVPVYVTEAMVGHKLGEFAPTRTFRTHGHHTERSSRLK; the protein is encoded by the coding sequence GTGCCAAGATCGTTAGCCAAAGGCCCGTTTGTCGACGACCACCTTCTCAAGAAGGTGGACGATCTGAACCGGCGCGGGGACAAGCGGGTCATCAAGACCTGGTCCCGCCGCTCCACCCTGATCCCCGACATGGTCGGGCACACCATCGCGGTCCACGACGGGCGCAAGCATGTGCCGGTCTACGTGACCGAGGCCATGGTGGGCCACAAGCTGGGCGAGTTTGCGCCCACCCGGACCTTCCGCACGCACGGCCACCACACCGAGCGAAGCTCGAGGCTCAAGTAA
- the rplV gene encoding 50S ribosomal protein L22 translates to MAPPKSAPRTAHAGARYLRLSPTKVNQVAALIRNTHVDEARRVLAFIPKNASRELSKVLEAAIANAEHNHDLHADELYVKTVTADEGPTLKRFRPRAQGRAYRIRKRTSHINIVLERRVAESDSRSAADKAASSEKAARRWRRNAEAGEAATAGGTKAKTGRTGPTEGSRKGPISRSGRGSLARSKKSPTSGKGGQRGS, encoded by the coding sequence ATGGCTCCTCCCAAGAGCGCTCCCCGGACCGCACACGCCGGCGCCCGCTACCTGCGGCTCAGCCCCACCAAGGTCAACCAGGTGGCGGCGCTGATCCGCAACACCCACGTGGACGAGGCCCGCCGGGTGCTGGCCTTCATCCCCAAGAACGCCAGCCGGGAGCTGTCCAAGGTGCTGGAGGCGGCCATCGCCAACGCCGAGCACAACCACGACCTGCACGCCGACGAGCTCTACGTCAAGACGGTGACCGCCGATGAGGGCCCCACCCTCAAGCGGTTCCGCCCCCGGGCGCAGGGCCGGGCGTACCGGATCCGCAAGCGCACCAGCCACATCAACATCGTCCTGGAGCGCCGGGTGGCGGAGTCCGACTCCCGCAGCGCCGCCGACAAGGCCGCCAGCAGTGAGAAGGCCGCACGGCGCTGGCGCCGCAACGCCGAGGCCGGCGAGGCAGCTACCGCAGGTGGTACCAAGGCCAAGACCGGCAGGACCGGACCCACCGAGGGTTCCAGGAAGGGGCCCATTTCGCGCTCCGGGAGGGGCTCCCTGGCCCGCTCCAAGAAGTCGCCGACGTCCGGCAAAGGAGGCCAGCGTGGGTCATAA